Proteins found in one Quercus robur chromosome 2, dhQueRobu3.1, whole genome shotgun sequence genomic segment:
- the LOC126714423 gene encoding uncharacterized protein LOC126714423 isoform X6, which yields MIKDPIKHVEPDPVRENNRKRSIHESYKVFRNTNSSSMAKNDVQDTILEIDPTMCPPFAGIKQTGIESTLDPVEVNLLNRKKRRRKNRKKKTNVLQNSGQVQKLPEEGCPTSINHMSSTSELSISGERNCEEKVILLGTDETNSFSVTNPSQILADDKCKVLTSAHSFSMPRSEVEDTISGVEQTSMEATQNPAEVNLVSRKKRRMGSPMATTNAQQNNGQDQKLLEQGFLTSTNHTNNTSTRSLSGERNGVEKAVSLGTDENSPLSVINSSQSLSHGSYKVFSNTSSSSMAKSEEQGTILGVEFTLCSPFDRIEQMGVETTQDLVEVNLESQKRKKKKNWKKPPKALQNSGQSQKLLEEGCLTSTNHMNIMSTSSLSAEKNNGGNISLFGTEETNTSPVANSSQSLSHENHKVNVNSFSMSRSEAQDTVPGVDSALCPSISRIEERGMEATQNPVEVNPGSLKKRRRSRKKKRNALQNSGQPQQLPEERFLTSTNHMNIMSTVGLSDKRNSEGKVISLGTDETNTFAVTNSSQGLSHENFKHFNNANSFLMTKSEVQDTTPGADSTLCPPFDGIDQCRETTQNPVEVNPVCKKKKRRKNRKKHPDALQNGGQTQKLPEEGCLTIANHKNIISTVSSLDERNTEEKVISLGTGETNSFSVTNSSASLSRENSKVFSNTYSLPIMCPPLAEIERVGLETTKNPVEVNMVIKKKKKRKRNKKKEPNTLHNGGQAQKLGEDSCPTSTNDMHIMSNLSLSDEKNGEEKFFAPAGDKIEQVCVAVADEGDKNSEISHISLLRAPVGHLRKKLLILDINGVLADIVLPAPKNCKPDFKFAGRYSRGHSIRIS from the exons GACAATGTGCCCTCCCTTTGCCGGTATTAAACAAACGGGCATAGAATCAACCCTAGATCCTGTGGAAGTGAATCTGttgaatagaaagaaaaggagaaggaaaaatCGGAAAAAGAAGACAAATGTACTTCAAAATAGTGGACAAGTTCAAAAGTTGCCAGAGGAAGGTTGCCCTACTAGCATCAATCATATGAGTAGTACATCAGAACTAAGTATATCAGGTGAAAGAAACTGTGaagaaaaagttattttattggGCACTGATGAAACTAATTCCTTTTCAGTGACTAATCCTTCACAAATTCTAGCAGATGACAAATGTAAGGTCTTAACCAGCGCACATTCTTTTTCAATGCCAAGGAGTGAAGTGGAAGATACTATCTCAGGAGTAGAACAGACAAGCATGGAAGCAACCCAAAATCCTGCGGAAGTGAATCTGGTGAGtagaaagaaaaggagaatgGGAAGTCCTATGGCAACGACTAATGCACAGCAAAACAATGGACAAGATCAAAAGCTTCTAGAGCAAGGTTTTCTTACAAGCACCAATCACACGAATAATACATCAACACGAAGCCTATCAGGTGAAAGAAATGGTGTAGAAAAGGCTGTTTCATTAGGTACTGATGAAAATAGTCCTCTTTCAGTGATCAATTCTTCACAGAGTTTGTCACATGGCAGTTATAAGGTCTTCAGCAATACTAGTTCTTCTTCAATGGCCAAGAGTGAAGAGCAGGGTACTATCTTGGGGGTAGAATTTACACTGTGCTCTCCCTTTGATAGGATTGAACAAATGGGTGTGGAAACAACTCAAGATCTTGTAGAAGTGAATCTGGAAagtcaaaagagaaaaaagaagaaaaattggaaGAAGCCTCCTAAGGCACTGCAAAATAGTGGACAAAGTCAAAAGCTGCTTGAGGAAGGTTGTCTAACTAGCACCAATCATATGAATATTATGTCAACATCAAGTTTGTCAGCTGAAAAAAACAATGGAGGAAACATTAGCTTGTTCGGAACAGAAGAAACTAATACTTCTCCAGTGGCTAATTCTTCACAAAGTTTATCACATGAAAATCATAAGGTCAATGTTAATTCCTTTTCAATGAGCAGGAGTGAAGCACAAGACACTGTTCCAGGGGTAGATTCAGCACTGTGCCCTTCCATTTCTAGGATTGAGGAGAGGGGCATGGAGGCAACCCAAAATCCTGTGGAAGTGAATCCGGGGAGTCTAAAGAAAAGGAGGAGAAGTCGGAAGAAGAAGCGTAATGCATTACAAAATAGTGGACAACCTCAACAGCTGCCAGAGGAACGTTTTCTGACAAGCACCAATCACATGAATATTATGTCAACAGTAGGTCTATCAGATAAAAGAAACAGTGAAGGAAAAGTGATTTCACTGGGCACTGATGAAACTAATACTTTTGCAGTGACTAATTCCTCACAAGGTCTGTCACatgaaaattttaagcacttcAACAATGCTAATTCTTTTTTGATGACCAAGAGTGAAGTGCAAGATACTACCCCAGGAGCAGATTCAACACTGTGCCCTCCCTTTGATGGGATTGACCAGTGTAGGGAAACAACCCAAAATCCTGTGGAAGTAAATCCAGtgtgtaaaaagaaaaaaagaaggaaaaatcgGAAAAAGCACCCTGATGCTTTGCAAAATGGTGGACAAACTCAAAAGCTGCCAGAGGAAGGTTGCCTGACTATTGCCAATCATAAGAATATTATATCAACTGTGAGTTCATTAGATGAAAGAAATACTGAAGAAAAAGTTATTTCATTGGGTACTGGTGAAACTAACTCTTTCTCAGTGACCAATTCTTCAGCAAGTCTATCACGTGAAAATTCTAAGGTCTTCAGCAATACTTATTCTTTGCCAATAATGTGCCCTCCCTTAGCTGAAATTGAACGGGTGGGTTTGGAAACAACCAAAAATCCTGTGGAAGTGAATatggtgattaaaaaaaagaaaaaaagaaaaagaaataaaaagaaagagccTAATACATTGCATAATGGTGGACAAGCTCAAAAGCTGGGTGAGGACAGTTGCCCAACTAGCACCAATGATATGCATATTATGTCAAATCTAAGTCTATCGGATGAAAAAAATGGTGAAGAAAAGTTTTTTGCACCAGCTGGTGATAAAATTGAACAAGTTTGTGTTGCTGTTGCTGATGAAGGGGATAAAAACTCAGAGATTTCTCATATTTCTCTTTTGAGAGCACCTGTTGGTCATTTGAGGAAGAAGCTTCTCATTCTTGATATAAATGGGGTGCTTGCTGATATAGTTCTACCTGCTCCAAAGAATTGCAAACCAGACTTTAAATTTGCAGGACGG TATTCAAGAGGCCATTCTATCAGGATTTCCTGA
- the LOC126714423 gene encoding uncharacterized protein LOC126714423 isoform X4 produces the protein MIKDPIKHVEPDPVRENNRKRSIHESYKVFRNTNSSSMAKNDVQDTILEIDPTMCPPFAGIKQTGIESTLDPVEVNLLNRKKRRRKNRKKKTNVLQNSGQVQKLPEEGCPTSINHMSSTSELSISGERNCEEKVILLGTDETNSFSVTNPSQILADDKCKVLTSAHSFSMPRSEVEDTISGVEQTSMEATQNPAEVNLVSRKKRRMGSPMATTNAQQNNGQDQKLLEQGFLTSTNHTNNTSTRSLSGERNGVEKAVSLGTDENSPLSVINSSQSLSHGSYKVFSNTSSSSMAKSEEQGTILGVEFTLCSPFDRIEQMGVETTQDLVEVNLESQKRKKKKNWKKPPKALQNSGQSQKLLEEGCLTSTNHMNIMSTSSLSAEKNNGGNISLFGTEETNTSPVANSSQSLSHENHKVNVNSFSMSRSEAQDTVPGVDSALCPSISRIEERGMEATQNPVEVNPGSLKKRRRSRKKKRNALQNSGQPQQLPEERFLTSTNHMNIMSTVGLSDKRNSEGKVISLGTDETNTFAVTNSSQGLSHENFKHFNNANSFLMTKSEVQDTTPGADSTLCPPFDGIDQCRETTQNPVEVNPVCKKKKRRKNRKKHPDALQNGGQTQKLPEEGCLTIANHKNIISTVSSLDERNTEEKVISLGTGETNSFSVTNSSASLSRENSKVFSNTYSLPIMCPPLAEIERVGLETTKNPVEVNMVIKKKKKRKRNKKKEPNTLHNGGQAQKLGEDSCPTSTNDMHIMSNLSLSDEKNGEEKFFAPAGDKIEQVCVAVADEGDKNSEISHISLLRAPVGHLRKKLLILDINGVLADIVLPAPKNCKPDFKFAGRARENDVYSRGHSIRIS, from the exons GACAATGTGCCCTCCCTTTGCCGGTATTAAACAAACGGGCATAGAATCAACCCTAGATCCTGTGGAAGTGAATCTGttgaatagaaagaaaaggagaaggaaaaatCGGAAAAAGAAGACAAATGTACTTCAAAATAGTGGACAAGTTCAAAAGTTGCCAGAGGAAGGTTGCCCTACTAGCATCAATCATATGAGTAGTACATCAGAACTAAGTATATCAGGTGAAAGAAACTGTGaagaaaaagttattttattggGCACTGATGAAACTAATTCCTTTTCAGTGACTAATCCTTCACAAATTCTAGCAGATGACAAATGTAAGGTCTTAACCAGCGCACATTCTTTTTCAATGCCAAGGAGTGAAGTGGAAGATACTATCTCAGGAGTAGAACAGACAAGCATGGAAGCAACCCAAAATCCTGCGGAAGTGAATCTGGTGAGtagaaagaaaaggagaatgGGAAGTCCTATGGCAACGACTAATGCACAGCAAAACAATGGACAAGATCAAAAGCTTCTAGAGCAAGGTTTTCTTACAAGCACCAATCACACGAATAATACATCAACACGAAGCCTATCAGGTGAAAGAAATGGTGTAGAAAAGGCTGTTTCATTAGGTACTGATGAAAATAGTCCTCTTTCAGTGATCAATTCTTCACAGAGTTTGTCACATGGCAGTTATAAGGTCTTCAGCAATACTAGTTCTTCTTCAATGGCCAAGAGTGAAGAGCAGGGTACTATCTTGGGGGTAGAATTTACACTGTGCTCTCCCTTTGATAGGATTGAACAAATGGGTGTGGAAACAACTCAAGATCTTGTAGAAGTGAATCTGGAAagtcaaaagagaaaaaagaagaaaaattggaaGAAGCCTCCTAAGGCACTGCAAAATAGTGGACAAAGTCAAAAGCTGCTTGAGGAAGGTTGTCTAACTAGCACCAATCATATGAATATTATGTCAACATCAAGTTTGTCAGCTGAAAAAAACAATGGAGGAAACATTAGCTTGTTCGGAACAGAAGAAACTAATACTTCTCCAGTGGCTAATTCTTCACAAAGTTTATCACATGAAAATCATAAGGTCAATGTTAATTCCTTTTCAATGAGCAGGAGTGAAGCACAAGACACTGTTCCAGGGGTAGATTCAGCACTGTGCCCTTCCATTTCTAGGATTGAGGAGAGGGGCATGGAGGCAACCCAAAATCCTGTGGAAGTGAATCCGGGGAGTCTAAAGAAAAGGAGGAGAAGTCGGAAGAAGAAGCGTAATGCATTACAAAATAGTGGACAACCTCAACAGCTGCCAGAGGAACGTTTTCTGACAAGCACCAATCACATGAATATTATGTCAACAGTAGGTCTATCAGATAAAAGAAACAGTGAAGGAAAAGTGATTTCACTGGGCACTGATGAAACTAATACTTTTGCAGTGACTAATTCCTCACAAGGTCTGTCACatgaaaattttaagcacttcAACAATGCTAATTCTTTTTTGATGACCAAGAGTGAAGTGCAAGATACTACCCCAGGAGCAGATTCAACACTGTGCCCTCCCTTTGATGGGATTGACCAGTGTAGGGAAACAACCCAAAATCCTGTGGAAGTAAATCCAGtgtgtaaaaagaaaaaaagaaggaaaaatcgGAAAAAGCACCCTGATGCTTTGCAAAATGGTGGACAAACTCAAAAGCTGCCAGAGGAAGGTTGCCTGACTATTGCCAATCATAAGAATATTATATCAACTGTGAGTTCATTAGATGAAAGAAATACTGAAGAAAAAGTTATTTCATTGGGTACTGGTGAAACTAACTCTTTCTCAGTGACCAATTCTTCAGCAAGTCTATCACGTGAAAATTCTAAGGTCTTCAGCAATACTTATTCTTTGCCAATAATGTGCCCTCCCTTAGCTGAAATTGAACGGGTGGGTTTGGAAACAACCAAAAATCCTGTGGAAGTGAATatggtgattaaaaaaaagaaaaaaagaaaaagaaataaaaagaaagagccTAATACATTGCATAATGGTGGACAAGCTCAAAAGCTGGGTGAGGACAGTTGCCCAACTAGCACCAATGATATGCATATTATGTCAAATCTAAGTCTATCGGATGAAAAAAATGGTGAAGAAAAGTTTTTTGCACCAGCTGGTGATAAAATTGAACAAGTTTGTGTTGCTGTTGCTGATGAAGGGGATAAAAACTCAGAGATTTCTCATATTTCTCTTTTGAGAGCACCTGTTGGTCATTTGAGGAAGAAGCTTCTCATTCTTGATATAAATGGGGTGCTTGCTGATATAGTTCTACCTGCTCCAAAGAATTGCAAACCAGACTTTAAATTTGCAGGACGGGCACGTGAGAATGatgtt TATTCAAGAGGCCATTCTATCAGGATTTCCTGA
- the LOC126714423 gene encoding uncharacterized protein LOC126714423 isoform X5 — MIKDPIKHVEPDPVRENNRKRSIHESYKVFRNTNSSSMAKNDVQDTILEIDPTMCPPFAGIKQTGIESTLDPVEVNLLNRKKRRRKNRKKKTNVLQNSGQVQKLPEEGCPTSINHMSSTSELSISGERNCEEKVILLGTDETNSFSVTNPSQILADDKCKVLTSAHSFSMPRSEVEDTISGVEQTSMEATQNPAEVNLVSRKKRRMGSPMATTNAQQNNGQDQKLLEQGFLTSTNHTNNTSTRSLSGERNGVEKAVSLGTDENSPLSVINSSQSLSHGSYKVFSNTSSSSMAKSEEQGTILGVEFTLCSPFDRIEQMGVETTQDLVEVNLESQKRKKKKNWKKPPKALQNSGQSQKLLEEGCLTSTNHMNIMSTSSLSAEKNNGGNISLFGTEETNTSPVANSSQSLSHENHKVNVNSFSMSRSEAQDTVPGVDSALCPSISRIEERGMEATQNPVEVNPGSLKKRRRSRKKKRNALQNSGQPQQLPEERFLTSTNHMNIMSTVGLSDKRNSEGKVISLGTDETNTFAVTNSSQGLSHENFKHFNNANSFLMTKSEVQDTTPGADSTLCPPFDGIDQCRETTQNPVEVNPVCKKKKRRKNRKKHPDALQNGGQTQKLPEEGCLTIANHKNIISTVSSLDERNTEEKVISLGTGETNSFSVTNSSASLSRENSKVFSNTYSLPIMCPPLAEIERVGLETTKNPVEVNMVIKKKKKRKRNKKKEPNTLHNGGQAQKLGEDSCPTSTNDMHIMSNLSLSDEKNGEEKFFAPAGDKIEQVCVAVADEGDKNSEISHISLLRAPVGHLRKKLLILDINGVLADIVLPAPKNCKPDFKFAGRARENDYSRGHSIRIS, encoded by the exons GACAATGTGCCCTCCCTTTGCCGGTATTAAACAAACGGGCATAGAATCAACCCTAGATCCTGTGGAAGTGAATCTGttgaatagaaagaaaaggagaaggaaaaatCGGAAAAAGAAGACAAATGTACTTCAAAATAGTGGACAAGTTCAAAAGTTGCCAGAGGAAGGTTGCCCTACTAGCATCAATCATATGAGTAGTACATCAGAACTAAGTATATCAGGTGAAAGAAACTGTGaagaaaaagttattttattggGCACTGATGAAACTAATTCCTTTTCAGTGACTAATCCTTCACAAATTCTAGCAGATGACAAATGTAAGGTCTTAACCAGCGCACATTCTTTTTCAATGCCAAGGAGTGAAGTGGAAGATACTATCTCAGGAGTAGAACAGACAAGCATGGAAGCAACCCAAAATCCTGCGGAAGTGAATCTGGTGAGtagaaagaaaaggagaatgGGAAGTCCTATGGCAACGACTAATGCACAGCAAAACAATGGACAAGATCAAAAGCTTCTAGAGCAAGGTTTTCTTACAAGCACCAATCACACGAATAATACATCAACACGAAGCCTATCAGGTGAAAGAAATGGTGTAGAAAAGGCTGTTTCATTAGGTACTGATGAAAATAGTCCTCTTTCAGTGATCAATTCTTCACAGAGTTTGTCACATGGCAGTTATAAGGTCTTCAGCAATACTAGTTCTTCTTCAATGGCCAAGAGTGAAGAGCAGGGTACTATCTTGGGGGTAGAATTTACACTGTGCTCTCCCTTTGATAGGATTGAACAAATGGGTGTGGAAACAACTCAAGATCTTGTAGAAGTGAATCTGGAAagtcaaaagagaaaaaagaagaaaaattggaaGAAGCCTCCTAAGGCACTGCAAAATAGTGGACAAAGTCAAAAGCTGCTTGAGGAAGGTTGTCTAACTAGCACCAATCATATGAATATTATGTCAACATCAAGTTTGTCAGCTGAAAAAAACAATGGAGGAAACATTAGCTTGTTCGGAACAGAAGAAACTAATACTTCTCCAGTGGCTAATTCTTCACAAAGTTTATCACATGAAAATCATAAGGTCAATGTTAATTCCTTTTCAATGAGCAGGAGTGAAGCACAAGACACTGTTCCAGGGGTAGATTCAGCACTGTGCCCTTCCATTTCTAGGATTGAGGAGAGGGGCATGGAGGCAACCCAAAATCCTGTGGAAGTGAATCCGGGGAGTCTAAAGAAAAGGAGGAGAAGTCGGAAGAAGAAGCGTAATGCATTACAAAATAGTGGACAACCTCAACAGCTGCCAGAGGAACGTTTTCTGACAAGCACCAATCACATGAATATTATGTCAACAGTAGGTCTATCAGATAAAAGAAACAGTGAAGGAAAAGTGATTTCACTGGGCACTGATGAAACTAATACTTTTGCAGTGACTAATTCCTCACAAGGTCTGTCACatgaaaattttaagcacttcAACAATGCTAATTCTTTTTTGATGACCAAGAGTGAAGTGCAAGATACTACCCCAGGAGCAGATTCAACACTGTGCCCTCCCTTTGATGGGATTGACCAGTGTAGGGAAACAACCCAAAATCCTGTGGAAGTAAATCCAGtgtgtaaaaagaaaaaaagaaggaaaaatcgGAAAAAGCACCCTGATGCTTTGCAAAATGGTGGACAAACTCAAAAGCTGCCAGAGGAAGGTTGCCTGACTATTGCCAATCATAAGAATATTATATCAACTGTGAGTTCATTAGATGAAAGAAATACTGAAGAAAAAGTTATTTCATTGGGTACTGGTGAAACTAACTCTTTCTCAGTGACCAATTCTTCAGCAAGTCTATCACGTGAAAATTCTAAGGTCTTCAGCAATACTTATTCTTTGCCAATAATGTGCCCTCCCTTAGCTGAAATTGAACGGGTGGGTTTGGAAACAACCAAAAATCCTGTGGAAGTGAATatggtgattaaaaaaaagaaaaaaagaaaaagaaataaaaagaaagagccTAATACATTGCATAATGGTGGACAAGCTCAAAAGCTGGGTGAGGACAGTTGCCCAACTAGCACCAATGATATGCATATTATGTCAAATCTAAGTCTATCGGATGAAAAAAATGGTGAAGAAAAGTTTTTTGCACCAGCTGGTGATAAAATTGAACAAGTTTGTGTTGCTGTTGCTGATGAAGGGGATAAAAACTCAGAGATTTCTCATATTTCTCTTTTGAGAGCACCTGTTGGTCATTTGAGGAAGAAGCTTCTCATTCTTGATATAAATGGGGTGCTTGCTGATATAGTTCTACCTGCTCCAAAGAATTGCAAACCAGACTTTAAATTTGCAGGACGGGCACGTGAGAATGat TATTCAAGAGGCCATTCTATCAGGATTTCCTGA